The following are encoded together in the Thunnus thynnus chromosome 15, fThuThy2.1, whole genome shotgun sequence genome:
- the nxph1 gene encoding neurexophilin-1 yields the protein MQVTSWCAVFLLTPALCLVTSAHASKSDIVKSGSPKSTLKHIWTESSKDMSISRLLSQTLHGKENSTALDLRYDTPEPYSEQDLWDWLRNSTDLQDSRPRAKRRPMVKTGKFKKMFGWGDFHSNIKTVKLNLLITGKIVDHGNGTFSVYFRHNSTGQGNVSVSLVPPTKIVEFDVAAQQSVIDAKDSKSFNCRIEYEKVEKGAKNTLCNFDPSKTCYQEQTQSHVSWLCSKPFKVICIFISFYSTDYKLVQKVCPDYNYHSDTPYFPSG from the coding sequence GTCACAAGTGCCCATGCCTCAAAGTCAGACATTGTGAAGTCTGGGAGCCCCAAATCCACACTAAAGCATATATGGACAGAAAGCAGTAAGGATATGTCCATCAGTAGGCTGCTGTCACAGACTCTGCATGGCAAAGAGAACAGCACAGCCTTGGACCTTCGCTATGATACTCCAGAACCCTACTCTGAGCAGGACCTGTGGGACTGGCTGAGGAACTCCACAGACCTACAGGACTCGCGGCCGCGGGCTAAACGGCGGCCCATGGTCAAAACGGGGAAGTTCAAGAAGATGTTCGGCTGGGGGGACTTCCACTCCAACATAAAGACGGTCAAACTCAACCTGCTGATCACTGGTAAGATCGTAGATCACGGCAATGGCACCTTCAGTGTCTACTTCCGCCACAACTCCACAGGCCAGGGTAACGTGTCTGTCAGCTTGGTCCCTCCCACCAAGATAGTGGAGTTTGACGTGGCAGCGCAGCAGTCAGTCATCGACGCCAAGGATTCAAAGTCCTTCAACTGCCGCATAGAGTATGAGAAGGTGGAGAAGGGTGCCAAGAACACGCTCTGCAACTTCGACCCGTCCAAGACCTGCTACCAGGAGCAGACCCAGAGCCACGTCTCCTGGCTCTGCTCCAAACCTTTCAAAGTCATCTGCATCTTCATTTCCTTCTACAGCACCGACTACAAACTGGTGCAGAAAGTGTGCCCGGACTACAACTACCACAGTGACACTCCCTACTTCCCCTCCGGCTGA